One Paraglaciecola mesophila genomic region harbors:
- the pheS gene encoding phenylalanine--tRNA ligase subunit alpha, whose amino-acid sequence MDLDAIIKEAETQINVAQDASTLDAVRVDFMGKKGRMTELLKGLGKLSNEERPAAGQKINQAKQQIQQLIHQRGELLREQEMNKKLAAESIDVSLPGRSTEVGGLHPVTRTINRIESFFAELGFSVKTGPEIEDGFHNFDALNIPANHPARADHDTFYFNPDVMLRTQTSGVQIRTMEAEQPPLRIISPGRVYRNDYDQTHTPMFHQVEGLMVDKNVSFTQLKGILHDFLNNFFEADLQVRFRPSYFPFTEPSAEVDVMGKNGKWLEVLGCGMVHPNVLRAVNIDPEVYTGFAFGMGVERLTMLRYGVNDLRAFFENDLRFLKQFK is encoded by the coding sequence ATGGATCTTGATGCCATAATCAAAGAGGCAGAAACGCAAATCAACGTCGCCCAAGATGCCAGCACGCTTGATGCGGTTCGCGTAGACTTCATGGGCAAAAAAGGCCGCATGACTGAATTGCTCAAAGGCTTGGGCAAATTGTCGAATGAAGAGCGTCCTGCTGCGGGTCAAAAAATAAATCAGGCAAAACAACAAATTCAACAGCTTATTCATCAGCGTGGCGAACTCCTGCGTGAGCAAGAGATGAACAAGAAATTGGCTGCTGAATCAATTGATGTTTCTTTGCCTGGTCGCTCGACTGAAGTAGGCGGGTTACACCCAGTAACGCGCACCATCAATCGTATTGAAAGCTTTTTTGCTGAGTTGGGTTTCAGTGTTAAAACTGGCCCTGAAATTGAAGATGGTTTTCACAACTTTGATGCGTTAAATATTCCTGCTAATCATCCGGCTCGTGCTGATCACGATACCTTTTATTTTAATCCTGATGTGATGCTAAGAACGCAAACGTCTGGTGTGCAAATACGCACCATGGAAGCTGAGCAGCCGCCATTGCGTATCATTTCACCTGGTCGCGTTTACCGTAATGATTATGACCAAACCCATACACCAATGTTCCACCAAGTTGAAGGCTTGATGGTTGATAAGAATGTGAGCTTTACTCAGCTCAAAGGTATTCTTCACGATTTTTTAAATAACTTCTTTGAAGCGGATTTGCAGGTGCGTTTTCGTCCTTCTTATTTTCCCTTTACCGAGCCTTCAGCTGAAGTAGATGTGATGGGAAAAAACGGTAAGTGGCTTGAAGTGCTGGGCTGCGGCATGGTGCATCCCAATGTTTTACGTGCGGTGAATATTGACCCTGAAGTCTACACTGGCTTTGCCTTTGGCATGGGGGTTGAGCGACTCACCATGTTGCGTTACGGCGTAAATGATTTACGCGCATTTTTCGAAAACGACCTTCGTTTTCTAAAGCAGTTTAAGTAA